AAGCTATTAAATATAATTGATCAAAATGGTTTAGTTGTTCCTTTAAGTATGGAGGAGCGAGTTAAACTCATTCTTGACTCACTGTCTAATAAGTTGGTTGTCCGCTCTCAAATTGGTAAAGGGAATATCAGCATTCAAGCTGATCACTTTCAACTTTATATTCTTTTATCACCAGCAGCAACTGGTCTTAATGTTGAATTAATAGTGATGCCTGATGGTGAAAAAGGAACTATATTCACACCAGGGTTAGGTCTTGAGTATATAGACAGTCACCACAGTACAGAGGGTGATAAATTTCAGATTAAGCGTAATTTATCGCAAGAAGTGGATGCTGCCGAAGAGGTGTTTAAACAGTGTCGTCCTTGGCTAAAAGAGGTGGATGAAACACTCTTCACCGGAACCACGCCTCACGTGTCAGCCGCCTGTGAACTGCTGATTACCTTGAAGGAATTTGGAGAGCGCGTACAATTGCGCTGGCCTGAGGGTGAAACAATTAAAATTTCAGGGGAAGCGGACGCCTCCCAGCTTTCTTTAAGTGTGACCTCTCAAGGAGATTGGCTTGGGGTAAATGGCCAATTAGTCATCGATCAAGATAATGTGATTGAACTCAAAGACTTACTTCAAGCCTCTGCGGTGCAAGAGAGCCGCTTTGTACCACTTAAAAACGGACAGTATATTGCACTCAGCGAACAGTTATTAAAGCGCGTCAAGGATTTAGATGGTTTATCGGAAAAAGATACCCATGAAATTCGTATTCATGCGCTAGCGGCCACTGAGTTATCCAAGGTGGTTAATCTAACTGAAAGCACACAAACCGATACCGGTTGGCGTCACCTATTAGAGCAAAGGGATAGCCTGACACAATGGTATCCTGTTTTGCCAGACTCCCTCCAAGCCGAATTAAGAGATTATCAGTTGGTTGGCTTTGAGTGGCTAGCTCGCCATGCCAAGGCAGGTTCTGGGGCCTGCTTGGCTGATGACATGGGGTTAGGTAAAACACTGCAAACTCTGACACTACTGTTACATCGAGCCAGTGATGGACCGGCTCTAGTTATTGCCCCCACCTCAGTATGTGGCAACTGGCTCAGTGAAGCCCAGAGATTTGCTCCATCACTGAATATTCGATGGCTTGGCACAAGCTCTAAAGATAAATTTTATCTTGAGGCAGGGCCAGGAGATCTTATTATCATGAGCTATACCTTATTTCAGCAAGAGGGAGAGAGTTTAGCGCAAAAAAGATGGTCTACGGTGGTATTAGATGAAGCGCAAGCCATTAAAAACTCGGGGACTAAACGCTCCCAGGCAGCGATGAAGTTAAACGCTCATTTTCGTTTAATTACCACGGGAACCCCCATAGAGAATCATTTGGGCGAGCTGTGGAATTTATTTCGATTTATTAACCCTGGTTTATTGGGATCTCACGACTCCTTTAATGATCGCTTTGCCATTCCTATTGAAAAAAATAACGATTCAGAAGCCCGTGAGCGCTTGCGACGCTTGATTCAACCCTTTATTTTAAGAAGAACCAAATCTCAGGTTCTCTCAGAACTACCCCCACGTACTGAGGTGACTATTACCCTTGATCTATCACCGGAAGAGCGCTCAATGTATGAGGCAGTGAGACAAGAAGCTCTTGAAAAAGCAACCCCCACCAATGATGACCATCCTAACCGTATTCGGGTACTGGCTGGCATTATGAAGTTAAGAAGGGCCTGTTGTCATGGTGCTTTAATTCTTCCTCAATTATCCTGGCAATCAGTCAAAATCAATGCCTTGGTGGAAATTATTGAAGAATTAAAAGACAGTGGTCACCGTGCCCTCATTTTTAGCCAGTTTGTGGATTTCTTAAGTCTTATAAAACAAGCCATGGAAGAGAAGGGGGTTAGTTACCTGTATTTAGATGGCAGTACCTCCGTTCAAGACCGTGTTAAGCGCGTAAAAGCTTTTCAGGAAGGGGAGGGAGACGTGTTTCTTATTAGTTTAAAAGCAGGTGGGGTAGGCCTTAATTTAACCGCCGCTGACTATGTAATTCACATGGACCCTTGGTGGAATCCGGCCGTAGAGGATCAAGCCTCGGACCGTGCACATCGCATGGGACAAACTAGGCCTGTTACCATTTATCGTTTGGTGACCAAGGATACCATTGAAGAAAAAATTGTGGCCTTGCATGAGCGCAAAAGAAACCTAGCAGATAGTCTGTTAGAGGGGGCTGGAGAAGTGAGTAGCATTTCCACGGAAGAACTTATTCGACTTTTACAAGAAGAGCCCCTCAAGTGATATTCAAGGGGGCTTATCCTGTTGACTAACCCATTAAAGGTTTGTAGCGGATACGTTTAGGTTTCGCCCCTTCCTCACCTAAACGTCTTCTCTTGTCTTCCTCATATTCATGATAGTTACCCGCAAAAAATACCACCTGCGAATCCCCTTCAAAAGCCAAAATATGAGTAGCAATACGATCTAAAAACCAGCGATCGTGAGAGATGACAATCACTGAGCCAGCAAACTCTAACAAAGCATCCTCTAATGCACGTAGGGTTTCTATGTCAAGGTCATTAGAGGGTTCATCCAGCAGTAAAACATTACCCCCTTGAATTAAGGTCTTGGCCATATGTAAACGCCCGCGCTCGCCACCTGAGAGATTACCTACCATTTTTTGCTGGTCGCCACCTTTGAAATTAAAGCGTCCTATATAAGCTCGGGAGGGTGTTTCATAGCGTCCTACGGTGAGAATATCCGCTCCTCCAGAGACCTCTTCCCAGACGGTTTTTTTGTTATCCAAAATATCGCGTGATTGATCCACATAGGCAAGATTCACCGTGGCCCCTAAAACAATCTCGCCACTATCCGGTTTCTCAAGACCCGTGATCATCTTAAAGAGAGTGGATTTACCAGCTCCATTGGGACCGATGACCCCCACAATGGCTCCGGCGGGGATCGAGAAACTGACATTATCAATAAGCAATTTCTTATCGAAGGATTTGCTGACGTTTTTAAATTCAATAACTTGATCGCCTAACCTTTCGCCTACTGGAATAAAGATTTCTTGAGTTTCATTGCGTTTTTGGTATTCCTGTGAACTCAATTCATCAAAGCGAGCGATCCGGGCTTTAGATTTAGCTTGTCGACCTTTGGGGTTTTGTCTTACCCAGGCTAATTCTTTTTGAATGGCTTTTTGGCGAGCAGATTCCTGAGCATCCTCTTGCTTGAGGCGGTCTTCTTTTTGTTCTAACCAACTGCTGTAATTACCTTTCCAAGGAATACCCTGACCGCGGTCGAGTTCTAAAATCCATTCAGCCGCATTGTCTAGAAAATAACGATCGTGGGTGACGGCCACCACGGTACCTGAAAAGCGGTGTAAAAACTGTTCAAGCCAGTCTACGCTCTCGGCATCCAAATGGTTGGTGGGTTCATCTAACAATAACATATCAGGTCTTGAAATAAGCAAGCGACACAGGGCAACGCGACGTTTTTCACCTCCTGATAAGTGGCCGATTTTAGCCTCCCAAGGAGGAAGTCGTAGAGCGTCAGCGGCCACTTCCATTTGAAGTTCTGCACTATGACCGTCCGAAGCACTTAATATGGCCTCCAGCCTTGCTTGCTCTTGCGCTAGGTGATCAAAATCCGCATCTGGCTCGGCATAGGCTGCATAGACTTTTTCAAGTAGGGCTTTAGCGGTAATCACTTCGCCTAAACCCTCTTCAACGGCTTGTCTTACGGTGAGTTCTGGGTCAATTTGTGGCTCTTGAGAGAGATAACCAATAGAAATATCAGGCATAGGAGTGGCTTCACCCTCTATTTCCTTATCTAACCCGGCCATAATTTTCAGCAAAGTGGACTTACCAGAGCCATTAAGACCTAAGACGCCAATTTTAGCACCCGGAAAAAAGCTTAAAGAAACATCCTTTAAAATTTGTCTTTTGGGTGGCACAATTTTGCCAACTCGATTCATGGTAAATACGTACTGAGCCATAACTGCTATCCTTAAGAATCATGTATAAATATGTAAAACACTGTTAATCTGGAACCAGTTTCGCTGGCATATCTCTAAAGATATGAAATAATACTTGAATAATAGAACATCGTTGGAGGTTATATGAATTTATTTACACGGTCTCTTGTAATCGTTGCTCCAGTAGCCTTCCTGTTAGCCGGATGTGCTGGCCCTGGAGTAGGCGGTGGCGACTATACCACCTCGCAGGTGAGAGGTGAGCAATCAGTACGGTTAGGAACGGTGGAGAGCGTTAGAAACGTTCGTATCCAATCCGATCAGCCTGGTATCGTTGGTGTCTTAGGTGGCGGGGTAGCAGGAGCTGCACTTGGTAGTACTGTAGGCGGTGGGAATGGTAACGCCGCCGCAACTGTATTAGGGGCATTAGCCGGTGCAGTAGCCGGTAATAGCGTTGAAAACAACGTTGAAACTAAAGACGGTGTTGAAGTTACCGTGCGCTTAGACAGTGGGTACGTGATTGCTGTGACCCAAGGGGCTGATGAAGCATTTAAAGTAGGTGAACGAGTACAGATATTAGGTGGTGGCGGAGCCACCCGAGTCACAAGACTCGCTGGTAATTCAGGACTGAATGCTCCTTTGACACCCATCGCTGCTCCTGCTAG
This sequence is a window from Ferrovum sp. JA12. Protein-coding genes within it:
- a CDS encoding glycine zipper 2TM domain-containing protein, with translation MNLFTRSLVIVAPVAFLLAGCAGPGVGGGDYTTSQVRGEQSVRLGTVESVRNVRIQSDQPGIVGVLGGGVAGAALGSTVGGGNGNAAATVLGALAGAVAGNSVENNVETKDGVEVTVRLDSGYVIAVTQGADEAFKVGERVQILGGGGATRVTRLAGNSGLNAPLTPIAAPASNTNMPPPPAPVRNTAPQQQYQYYCPDNNQYYPTVQSCKSPWMKVVK
- a CDS encoding DEAD/DEAH box helicase, which encodes MTNSLQTKPIHQDLAKDLAISAQQLVILQLLSLAYLQISKSQLLQCLNQFHILEQAPVVIDNETFQQDIDTLIKVGYIQVQSSKLYCEMVCAEKVLRYLKKYPDKATYFTTIKMVFKIADYKYGYFVRHFSEGVRDLRLALYAEKYEDFSKLAQTIQSYFSNEWRNRNPYLNIFDNPFDADLFDSLPNDISLTIAATILAIRVNRLENCVAPLAWLRDRAKLAKEEQRAWFAAVLCEPMVLRGHIDEAVALSKSKKSPELPTPIEGLAGVLKGDFTHAQLIFDSYLKEAKKGIDLRKLGMAGLSGASYVISLITSSDPKKVEKATAHIGSVMKTGSSMLSVYAALGRTARASSTLVARKVDERVDISERDSLGLLFHSLELWWIDGSTDVIDRDRIRELALKAEKNGYRWVAAEANTLLGNMDSEIHNDKGHKLHYELGTKSLLNAVRRQPMWERALSALEKFGSDFTNISSQIKSSRFIWHLTYQDNGARCLLEAREQKRVGSGAWGTSRAVSINRLLTVQQEIDGLSEQDRAVIAMIRVAENNAKSTNKKLDFLPALSLLVGHPLLFWSNKSNEQVTLVKSYPEINVSLDNQHICIQITPTFSEGERFKLIRETKNRLRIIEAHPDHEKLLNIIDQNGLVVPLSMEERVKLILDSLSNKLVVRSQIGKGNISIQADHFQLYILLSPAATGLNVELIVMPDGEKGTIFTPGLGLEYIDSHHSTEGDKFQIKRNLSQEVDAAEEVFKQCRPWLKEVDETLFTGTTPHVSAACELLITLKEFGERVQLRWPEGETIKISGEADASQLSLSVTSQGDWLGVNGQLVIDQDNVIELKDLLQASAVQESRFVPLKNGQYIALSEQLLKRVKDLDGLSEKDTHEIRIHALAATELSKVVNLTESTQTDTGWRHLLEQRDSLTQWYPVLPDSLQAELRDYQLVGFEWLARHAKAGSGACLADDMGLGKTLQTLTLLLHRASDGPALVIAPTSVCGNWLSEAQRFAPSLNIRWLGTSSKDKFYLEAGPGDLIIMSYTLFQQEGESLAQKRWSTVVLDEAQAIKNSGTKRSQAAMKLNAHFRLITTGTPIENHLGELWNLFRFINPGLLGSHDSFNDRFAIPIEKNNDSEARERLRRLIQPFILRRTKSQVLSELPPRTEVTITLDLSPEERSMYEAVRQEALEKATPTNDDHPNRIRVLAGIMKLRRACCHGALILPQLSWQSVKINALVEIIEELKDSGHRALIFSQFVDFLSLIKQAMEEKGVSYLYLDGSTSVQDRVKRVKAFQEGEGDVFLISLKAGGVGLNLTAADYVIHMDPWWNPAVEDQASDRAHRMGQTRPVTIYRLVTKDTIEEKIVALHERKRNLADSLLEGAGEVSSISTEELIRLLQEEPLK
- the ettA gene encoding energy-dependent translational throttle protein EttA yields the protein MAQYVFTMNRVGKIVPPKRQILKDVSLSFFPGAKIGVLGLNGSGKSTLLKIMAGLDKEIEGEATPMPDISIGYLSQEPQIDPELTVRQAVEEGLGEVITAKALLEKVYAAYAEPDADFDHLAQEQARLEAILSASDGHSAELQMEVAADALRLPPWEAKIGHLSGGEKRRVALCRLLISRPDMLLLDEPTNHLDAESVDWLEQFLHRFSGTVVAVTHDRYFLDNAAEWILELDRGQGIPWKGNYSSWLEQKEDRLKQEDAQESARQKAIQKELAWVRQNPKGRQAKSKARIARFDELSSQEYQKRNETQEIFIPVGERLGDQVIEFKNVSKSFDKKLLIDNVSFSIPAGAIVGVIGPNGAGKSTLFKMITGLEKPDSGEIVLGATVNLAYVDQSRDILDNKKTVWEEVSGGADILTVGRYETPSRAYIGRFNFKGGDQQKMVGNLSGGERGRLHMAKTLIQGGNVLLLDEPSNDLDIETLRALEDALLEFAGSVIVISHDRWFLDRIATHILAFEGDSQVVFFAGNYHEYEEDKRRRLGEEGAKPKRIRYKPLMG